The following is a genomic window from Rhizobium sp. NRK18.
TGCGCCGCCGAGCGGCAGCGACACGTCTGCATCGCCATACCAGCTCGCCTCGACGATGCGGGCCTCGAAGGCTGCATGCTCGAGCGCTTGGGCAAGTGCCGCGCCGGAGGCGGAGGCATTGATGAGGACGTCGAATTCGCCGAAAAGGCTTTCGCTTTCCGCGAAGGGTATGCCGAGGCTGCCAGCGAGATCGCGGCGGTCCGGATTGCGGTCGACCAGCACAACGTCCGTGCCGATGATGCGGCTTGCGAGGTATGCGACCAGCGAGCCGACGACACCGGCGCCGAAGACCGCCACCCGGTCGCCGGGCAGGATGCCGGCATCCCAGACGATGTTCAGCGCGGTTTCCATGTTGGCGGCCAGAACGGCGCGCTCGGGCGGCAGATTGTCCGGCAGCGGCACGACCATATCCGCGGTCGTGACGAATGCCGACTGATGCGGATGCAGGCAGAAGACGGTCCGGCCCAGGAGATCGCCATCCCCTGCTTCGACACGCCCGACGAGGCAATAGCCGTATTTGACCGGAAAGGAGAAATCGCCGGCCATATGCGGTCCGCGCATGCGCTGGCGTTCCGCGTCCGGCACCTTGCCGGCGAAGACCAGCGATTCCGTGCCTCGGCTGATGCCGCTGAAAAGGGCGCGGACCAGCACGTCGCCTTTTTCGGGCGCGCGGAGCATTTCCGGGCGCAGCTCGCATTCCCCCGCGGAGGAGAACCACAGGGCCTTGGCCTGACCTTCAATCACATTCGCCGCCACAGTCTGACCATCCAATTTCGCGTTTCTCCAATCCAATCCGCTGTGCTTTTCACATCGTAAGTACGCTTCAGCCGGAAAATGGTTCGGTGCAGCCGACATTTATTTGCCGGACGCGTCAAGGCGACCCCGTAAACAAGCCCGTTGCCGCGGCCGTCACTTTTTTTGCCGGCGAATGAACCTTTGACTGGCGTTCAGGCACTTATGCACGACAATATCCGCCAAGACAGGATCGACACATGGCAATGGCAGCGAGCACTCCGTTTCAATTTTCGACGCCGGCAATGGATGTGGAGCGGGCCGTTGCCGAACTTCGGTACGGCCGCCCGGTGATCATCAGGGACGGCAAGCAGCGGCTGGCGGCGCTGGCGCTCGACAGCGTCGCGCCGGATCTCTACGACCAGTTCGCAGCCGCCGTCGGAAACACACAGGCGCTGTTTCTGACCGCAGAGCGCGCCGCAAAGCTGGGTTTATCCGCCGAAGATGGCATCGCCGTGCCGTTGAAGGACGTCTCCTTTGCCGAGGCATCCCGACTGGCCTATGCCCTCGATGTCGACAAGCCGCGCCTCTGGCAGGACGGCGATGCGGCCATGCAGGCGGCGGCGGAGCTTGCCCGCACCGCCCTGCTGCTGCCGGCCGTCATCTGCGCCGACGTCACGGAAATCGAAGACCGTTTCGCCGCCTGTTGCTCGCTCGACCATGGCTTGCTGGCAAAGGTCAGCGCGGCCCGTCAGACGTTCGAGATCGTGGTGCGCACGCCCGTTCCGCTGAAGGATCTGGGGCGGGCAGACTTCGTCGTCTTCCGTGGCGGGCTGGCGCAGAAGGACCAGGTCGCGATCGTCGTCGGCAAGCCGGACACGTCCCGGCCCGTTCCGGTGCGCATCCACTCCTCCTGCCTGACGGGCGATCTCTGCGGATCGCTGAAATGCGATTGCGGCGACCAGCTGCGCAACGGCCTTCGCCAGCTGAAGGAAGCGGGCGGCGGCGTGCTCCTCTATCTTGACCAGGAAGGTCGCGGCACCGGCATCGGGGCCAAGATGCGCGCCTATGGCTACCAGCATAAGGGCCTCGACACGATCGATGCCGACGCCATGCTGGGCTTTGGCGAAGACCACCGCCGCTACGAGGCGGCGATCGCCATGCTGAGGCTGCTCGGCATCGCAAAGGTGGTGCTGCACACCAACAATCCGAGCAAGATCGCCGCCTTGAAGGCGGGAGGGATTTCCGTCGAGGCGCGGGTCGCCGTCACCGGCACGGTCAATGACGAGAATGTCCGCTATCTGGAGACGAAAAGGCTCCGCGCCGGCCACATGATCGACCTCAGCGCGATGATCGCGGCGGAATAGGCGGGCGGCGATGGACCTGACATTTCCCTCTCCCCCGAACGACGGACGGCAGCCTGGCCAAGCGCTGCCGCCGCACCTCTTCGCCAATGCGATTGCAATCCTTGCAAGCGTCTTCGTATCGTCGATCGTGCTCTCCTACATCCTGCGGCCGCATCTGGCGCTCTGCGCCAGCGCGCTCGCCTTCGCAAGCGTGCTGACGCTCGTCATCTTCGCGCTTGTGGTGCGCGGCCTGCCCTATCACCGGCACAAGGTCTTCGGCGCCGCCAATGCCGTGACCGCCATTCGCACCGCCATCGTCAGCCTTCTGGCCGCGACGGTGTTCTTCGCCATCGACATGCACGCTCCCGCCTCGGTGCTGTGGATCATGATCGGCCTCGTCATGCTGGCGCTCATTCTCGACGGTTTCGACGGCTATCTGGCGCGTGCGCTGGCGCAGGAATCCGATCTCGGGGCCCGCTTCGACATGGAGGTCGACGCCCTCCTCATTCTCGTCCTGTCGGCGGCGGCGCTGTTTCTCGACAAGGCCGGCGTCTGGGTGCTGGCGATCGGGCTGATGCGCTACGGTTTCATCGCCGCGCAATATGCGATGCCGGCGCTTGGCGCACCGCTGCCGCCATCCACCCGCAGGAAGGCAATCTGCGTGGTGCAGGTCGCCGCTCTCTGCATCATTCTCGTTCCAATCGTTCAGCCGCCATTTTCCAGCGCCATCGCCGCCGCGGCGCTGGCCCTGCTCGCCTATTCCTTTGCGGTTGACACCTCCTTCCTGCTTGGGAAAGGAGCGCCACGGCCATGCAAATGAAAACGCGACTGGATACCGCCGCCGGTCTCGCCCGGTCGCTTGCCATCTATTACGGCCAGCCCTGGCGCCGGCAGGCGCTGAGACGCTTCTACGAAGGGCTCGTCTCGCCGGGCGATCTGGTGTTCGATATCGGCGCCCATGCCGGCAGCCGCAGCAAGACGCTGCTGTCGCTTGGCGCGCAGGTGGTGGCCGTCGAGCCGCAGCCTGTCTTCGCCGACCTGATCGAGAAGCATTTCGCCGGAAGGCTGGCGGGCTTCGAGCGCGTCGCCGTCGGCGCGGAGGTGGGAGAGATATCGCTGCGGATATCCAGCCGCCATCCGACGGTCACCAGCACGTCGCGCCGCTTCATCGACAGCGTGCGCGATGCCGACGGTTTCCGGCAGGTCAGATGGGACCGGGAGATCACCGTACCGATGACCACGCTCGACCTGCTTATCGAGCGCTACGGACGACCGGATTTCTGCAAGATCGATTGCGAAGGCGCAGAGGCGGATATCCTTCGGGGCCTTTCCAGTCCGGTCAGACTGATTGCCTTCGAATATATCCCGGCCATGCCATCGGTGACGCGCGAGGCGATCGCGCGGCTGACGGCGCTTGGCGATTATCGCTTCAACCGCGTCGTCGGCGAAAAGCACCAGTTCATCAACAGCGGCTGGAAGGATGCCATCGCCATGCTGAGGGAACTGGCGGAACTGCCGCCGGCAAGTCCGTCGGGCGACATCTACGCCCGGCTGGAATCCTGATGGCGAGGCATTCCTCAAGCCTTTCCGATGCGGCCCTGCCAGAGCGAGACGGCGACCGAGATCAGTCCCGGTATGGCGGCGCCAACCAGCGAGAGAAGGCCGTAGGCAAGGCTTGCCGCCAGGCCATCGACGCTCGCATAGCCGAACAGCGGCCAGAGTGCCGCCGCCGCCGTTTCCCGCGTGCCCCAGCCGCCAATACCGGCGGGTATCAGCATGGTCAGAAGGCACAGCGGAATGACGGTGAAGGCGGCGATCGGCGGCAGCGGGGCGCCCACGGCGTCGGAGGCGATCATGAAGGTGGCGATATAGCCGCCGACGATCAGCACCCCGAGGCCGGCCTGCACCAGCCACGCGCCGTCCTTCCAGAACACGGCGGCGAGGTCCGGTCCGAGACCGCGAAAGCGGGCCGGCAGCCGGGCGTTCCGCAGGGCAATGGCGAGGCCGAGACCGGCAATCACAAGCGCGGCCGCAATCCAGATCACCACACCGAAATTGCCGGGAAGCTTCCCGCCGAGGAAAAGCGGCCAGGCGATGAGACCGCCGCAGACCAGCGCGAAGAAGACCAGCTGGCCAGACAGCCGTTCCAGAAAGACGGCGGCGGCGGGACGCTTCCAGCCGCCCTCGCCTTCGGCACGGCTGCGATAGGCACGCACCGCATCGCCGGCCATGCCGCCCGGCAGGACGAGGTTCAACGCGCTGCTGACATAGTATTCGCGGATCGCCACCGACAACGGCATTTCCTGACCGAGCCGCCGCGCGGTAAAGCGCCAGCGCCAGGCGGACGCGACGATCTGCACCTGCACTGCGGCAAGCGCGGCGATGATGTGGCCGGGCGGCACCTTCTTGAGGGTGTCGATGAGTTGCGTGGTGCCGGTCGCCCAGATCAGGGCTGCCAGCAGCGCGAGGCAGAGAAACGCCGACATGACGGCAAGCTTGCGCAACGTTCCACCTTTCCCGGACTGCCGCGTGACGATGACCAGACTACCGCCGAAAGCCAATCGGTCGGCCCAGCATTTGAAAGACCCTGTCGATGACAAGAAATGACGCGCCGGGCAAGAGCGGCGATGCATCAATGACCAGATTGCTGCTCGCAGGCCTGTTCTTCCTCCTCATCAGCTTTGCCGCACTGACCCTGCCGGATCATCCAGGTGCCTTCTCGCTCGGCGCCTTCCTGCGCCTGCCGCTGGAAATTCCGCTACTTCTTCTTCTCCTGCTCCTGCTTCCCCGCCGTCCGGCAAAGATCCTCGCTGCTGCGTCGTCCGTGGCGGTCTTCGCGCTCCTGTTCCTGAAGATCGCCGATATCGGCGTGCAGTCCGCCTTCCAGCGCCGCTTCAATCCCTATCTCGACGTCAAGATGCTCGGCGACGGCTGGAATATCTTCTCCGGCTCCATCGGGCTCGTGCCGGCCGGCCTCGCCGTCGGTGCCGTGATCGGTGTCTTCTGCCTGTTGCTCTTTCTGTTCTACCGCTCGCAGTGCCGGATCGCCGGCCTTGTCGGGAGCATGAGGCGCAGCGCGACGGTTGCCGCCTCCGGACTGCTTGTGCTCGGTGTCGGGCTCTGGCTTGCCGGTCCGTTTGCCGGCGTGCGCGCGGATTTGCGCGCCGTCTCCTATCTCGGCAACCGGCTCACACTGGTGCAGCAATCCATTGCCGACATGCGGCAGTATGAGCGCGATCTCGTCGCCCACGATCCGGCAGCCGGCGAGGCTAACCTGTTTTCCGGCATCAAGGGCCGTGACGTGGTGCTGATCTTCGTCGAATCCTATGGCCGCAGCGCCGTCGAGGATCCGCGTTACAGTCCGCTGATCAAGCCGCGGCTGGCGGCATCCGAGGCGCAATTGTCGGCCGCCGGCTTTGCTTCGGCCTCCGGCTGGTCGCGCTCGCCGACCATGGGAGGGCTCAGCTGGCTGGCGCACGGGACATTTCTTTCCGGACTTTGGACCGACAATCAGGCGCGGTACGACCGGCTGATGATCAGCAAGCGGGCGAGCCTCAACAGCCTGTTTCGCAAGGCCGGGTGGCGGACGGCGGCGGTGATGCCGGCGATCACCATGGACTGGCCGGAGGCGCGCTATTTCGGTTACGACGACATCTTCGTCGCGAAGGATCTCCGCTACAAGGGCAAGCCCTTCAACTGGATCACCATGCCGGACCAGTACACCCTGTCGGCCTTCCAGCGGCTGGTGCGCGATCCGGCCCGCGCCAAGGGCCAGCCGGTGATGACGGAAATGGCGCTGATTTCGAGCCATGCGCCCTGGACCCCGGTCGCCAAACTGATCGACTGGAACGAAGTCGGCGACGGAACGGTCTTCAACGGTCAGGCCGAGAGCGACGAGAGCCCCCGCGCCGTCTGGTCGGACGGCGACAATGTCCGCCGTCACTACATCGCCACCATCGACTATTCGCTGCAGACGCTCAGCGACTATATCTCCCGCTTCGGCGACGATGCCATCTTCATCATCCTCGGCGACCACCAGCCGGCGCCGATCGTCACCGGGCCGGATGCGTCAAGGGCAGTGCCCGTGCACATCATCAGCCGCGATGCAGCACTGGTCGCCCGCTTCGAAAAGGAAGGCTTCGTCAACGGCATGCTGCCCTCGCCCGATAGCCCCGAGCTGCCGATGGACACGATGCGCGACCGGCTGATCCGGGTGTTCTCAGCGAATGACACGACAGCCGGCGGGTAGGCACGCCCTCTCAGGCATCCTCCATCACCGCAATCTGCGGCGTGCCGTCGATGACCAGCCGGATCTGGCCGCGTTCGGGGCGCTCGATGCCGATGGGGCCGCCGCGCTCTTCCAGCCGGCGGCGCAGCAGGATCAGGCGCGTTTCCAGATTGTCCTTGAAGTCGGGGAGGTTGAAGGTGCGGTCGCGGCGGATTTCGCGGTTGGAAAATTCGGCCCGGCCCGTCTCCACATAGCTGCGGACGAAATGGTAGAGCAGCCGGCCCGGCACGCCGCGGATGACATAGTCGTTGTCGATGAAGACACCGCCGTCGCGCGGGAAATACTGGAAGCTGAACGCCTGCCCCTTGTCGGCGCTCGATACCGGGGCCACGCCGCGTCCGGCCGCGTCGCTCGCGGCATCGGCAAGTTCGAAGATGGCAAGACCGGCCGCAATCTGGCGGGCGATGATCTCTAGTGCGGCCTCATGGGCGTGGGAAAAGGCGAAGCTCTCCTCGGATTCGGCGAAGACCACGCCGGAAAGACGGCCGCTGGCGATCAGCGGCACGGCGATCTGGCATTGGACCTGTTCGATGGCCGGCATGGGGATGTCGTCCCGGTTCAGGCCCGCGGCCAAAGCCACGGCCGAGACATAGCGCTGGCTGCGGCGCATGTCGGCGATGCGCAGCGTCAGGCCGCGTTCGGCGGCCACCCCGATGATGCCGTCGCCGAAGGCGATTTCGGCGCCGAAGCCGTAACGCGGATAGCCGCGGCTGGCGACGGTCGACAGCTTGCGCCCCTCGCCGTCGGCGACCAGGATCATCGAGTGGCGGAAGCCGCAGCGCTCCTCGAGGGTTTCCAGGCTGCGGTCCAAGAGCGTTTCGGGGTCGGCTATGGCCGAAAGTTCCGCTGTTGCCGCAGCGGCCTCCGCCAGCCAGTCGCGAGCGACGACCGGGTTTTCCGGCGCGGTCTCGATCGGGGCGACCGGATCGATGCGCCGGCAGCGTTCGACCCGGTAGATGTCGACGGCGCGGAGTTTCAGCATGTGCGACTTGCCCTGCAGGCTCGCCATCACATCGAGCTGTGCCGAAATGCGGTCGAAGATTGGGCCGGACCGGGACGAACTGACGAAGACCAGATCCAGCACGTGCTGCAGGCCCATGCGGCCGTCGAGCACGACGACGGTCGCCCGGCCATTGGCGGCGACATTGGCCGCCGTCTTGGAGAAGAACTGGTTGGACAGCGCCACGTGGTGGCTGTCCACGTAGTAGACATGCGACAGGTAGGAAAGGTTCGGAATGCCGCTCGCATCCGTCGTTGCGATGACGGACGGCATGATGCCTTCGAAACTGTCGCGGATGGCTTCGAGCGGCACGCCGGTCATGACTGGCTCCGCTGAACCCGCTCGCCGGCCTCCGGACCGGGCGTCTGGATGAAAAGGTCGACCGGCCAGAAGCGGATGGCGGCCAGATCGACATTCGAAAAGACGGTGGAAAGCTGCAGCCGGCTGACGCCGAGCCTATCCATGATCGCCAGCATGCGGTCGCGATAGTCGCTGGCCTTGGCTGACTGGACCTCCGTCGCCACGTCCACGCCGGCAATCGTTCCCTTGATCTGCAGGGCCCGGTAATTGTCCGGCTGGCAGACGGTCATGGCGATCGGACCGCCCTTCCTGGCATTGGCGAAGAAATCCGGCCACTGGCTGGAGGAGACGAGAAGCACGAGTTCACCGGTGTCGGCGTCGAAATAGGCGCCGCAACCACGGCCGACATGGGCGCGCAACGCGCCGTCGCGCGTCGCCGCGATCATCATCACATTGCCGGCAATGAAAGATGCGACATCGTCTTCAAGCATAGGTCCCTGAGCCCAACCCGATCAACCGGCACCCTTTTACCACGGTTGCAATTCTCCGGCACGCACCACCATCCGCGATAGGAAATATTTAGGAAGCGGCCTGCGCGCTTAGCAAGCTTTTAGGAAGCCCGGACGGGCAGCCACGGCTATCTGGTTGTTCCGCCGCACCGGCAGTCGGCGCGGCCCGAAACACACCTTCAAGGAACAGATCATGACCCATGCAGACACCATGGCGCACATCCCTGCGCTCAACGGACGCTACGATATCTACGGCAATATCCACAAGGGCCTCCGCCGCACGCAATGCCTGCTGCTCGCCCGGCTGGGCGCCAACGACTTCGGCAATGCCGAGACGACCGAAAAGCTTCTGGCCGACATGCGCCGGCTCCTGTCGATGGCCTCGGCCCATGTGAAGCACGAAGACACCGAAATCCACGCCGCCCTGCACCGCCGCGGCGTCGAGACCGGCCTCGTCGACGAGCAGCACGACGATCACCGCGCCGCCTTCCAGGTGCTCGAAGACAAGATCGTCGCCGTCGAGACAACCTCCGGCGCGGCGCGGGCGGAAGCGGGACGCGGGCTCTATCTCGCGATGGCCGCCTATATCGCCGACGACTTCGCTCACATGCACGAAGAAGAAACCGTGCTCTGCCCGATCCTGTGGCAGACCTTTTCCGACGACGAGCTGCTCGGCATCGAGATGCGCATCATCAGCGCCCTGCCGCCGGAAGAAAACATGGCGTTCACGCGGATGATGCTGCCGGCGATGAACCCCGCGCAGCGGCGCATGATGGTCGGCGGCATGCAGCAGAGCCTGCCGCCGGAAATCTTCAACGCCATCGTCGAGTTCGCCATCCGTCCGGCGCTGACCGATGCGGATTTCCAGGCACTGCGTGCCGACATCGGGCTTGCCGCATGAGCGCGCCTTCAGCCGCGAGACCTCTCATCAACGGCTTCGAAGCCGACCGCTGCCGGGATTGCGCCCGGCGCGGCCGCGGTTGCCGCAGCCTCTTTTCCCTTCCCTTCAAGGAGAATGACCATGACCATCAAATCCCTTCTGAGCGCGATCCTCATCGCCTGCCCGGCCGCAGCCATCGCGGCGGACGCTGCCCCGAGCGGGCGCTATGAACAGGACGGCCCGCACACCAGCGTAACCTGGCGGATCGACCATTTCGGCCTGTCGCACTTCACCGCCCGTTTCATCAATTCCAAGGCACGGCTCGACTGGAACAGCGAGAGCCCCGAGCAATCGCGGCTGACCGTCGAAATCGACCCACTACAGGTCCGTACCGACTTTCCGTTCCCGGAGGTCGAGGATTTCGACGCGAAGATCGGCGGCAACGCGGATTTCCTCGCCGGAGCCCCGATCCGCTTCGTCTCGACGAAGATCGTCATCGACGGCGAGAAGACCGGCCGCGTCTTCGGCGACCTGACGCTGCGCGGGGAAACCCACCCGGCGGTGATGGACGTCACCCTCAACGGCTCGATGGCCGAACACCCGTTCGAAAAGATCGCCAAGCTCGGCTTTTCGGGGCACATGGTCGTCAAGCGCTCGCAATGGGGGCTGACCTTCGCGATTCCCGCCCTCAGCGACGACATCGACGTCGCGATCGAAACCGAGTTCAAGCCGGAAAAGCCGAAACGGCAGGCGGCGCTGCCGGAGGTCGTGCGCCGGAAGAGCATCATTGACTAGATCGGGGACGATATCGGGAAAATGCGCGCGCCGCTGGCCTTCGCGAGACGGCCGGCGGCCTGACATGAAAAAAGCCCGCTTTCGCGGGCTTTTCGGCTGGTCGGAGTGGAGTGATTCGAACACTCGACCCCCTCGTCCCGAACGAGGTGCGCTACCAGGCTGCGCTACACTCCGTGACCAACGGCGCCTCTATAGACCAGCAATTTTGATTGCACAAGCGCCCTGACGACATTTTTGCGAAGGAATTTCAAAGCGGCCGAAACGGGGCGATTTCGTGTCACAAATTTTTGCTGTGTGCCGTCAACCACACAAACACGCTCGGCAAAACCTGCTAAGGGACACATCACCGATTGTACCGGACTTCAAACAACAGGATCCTTTTCCATGCGCGTTCGCATCCTTGCCGCCGCTTTGATGACTGCCACCCTTTCCGCCTGCGCCACCACGGGCGCGGCCACCCCGATTGAAGCCGCGTGGAGCGGCAAGGAAGCCGGCAAGTTCTTCGCCGCCTACGGCCCGCCCTCTTCCGACCGTTCGGAAGCTGGCCTCACCGTCTACAACTGGACCGGCGGCTACAAGACCGTGAAGGGCCGCTCCTACCGCTGCTCGGCCGTCATCAGCGTCGACAAGAGCTACACCATCCGCTCGATCCGCGTCCTCGGCGACCGCCCCGGCGTCAACGGCCCGTCCTACTGCGAGGAACTGCTGGTCGGTTCGAACTGAAGATGGCGTGGGCTGAGAGGCCTGACTCAATTGATACGGTCCCGCCGGGGAAACTCGGCGGGATTGTTTTATCAGCGAATGGAAAACGGCGAACGCTGTCCCTGCTTTGCTTGCTGAAACCTGTTCGAATGTAATCTGAAATCGGTGGCTGGGGTGCCTGGATTCGAACCAGGGAATGGCGGTACCAAAAACCGCTGCCTTACCGCTTGGCTACACCCCAACAGATCCGTGACGCGCACATGACTGCGAAGCGGTGACGGGCTATTAGCAAGAAGCGGCGACGGCGGCAACGGTTTGTGACGGCTGCCTCCGCATTTTCTTTTTCAGCAGAATTCATTGGTCTATCAGCGGCGCGCTTGCTACGTCTTCGGCAACAAGACCCGCCCGCACCGGAGCCCCCATGTCGACATTCCGCGCCAGACCGCCTGCCGTTCCGACCGTCCTCCTCGACGACGCCGTCGTGCGCGTGACGCGCTGGGACTTCGAGCCGGGGGCCGATACCGGCCATCATGTGCACGGCATGGGCTATGTGGTGGTGCCGATGACCGACTGCCATTTCCTGATCGAGGACAAGGACGGCGAGCGGCGGGTGACATCGAAGGCCGGCGAGGTCTACAGGCGCGACGCCGGCGTCGAGCACAATGTCGTCAATGGCGGCGAGAGCCCGATGTCCTTCATCGAGATCGAGTACAAGTAAGGGACCGGACCGCGACGATGGCAAGCGACGACATCTCCTTCGACCGCGCCTTCGAGCCGGCCTATGGCCGGGCGGTCGATGTGGCGCCGGGGGTCCAACGGCTGACGGTCAATAATCCGAGCCCCTTCACCTTCCACGGCACCAACAGCTATATCGTCGGCGGGACATCCGTGGCGGTGATCGATCCCGGGCCGGAGGATGAGGCGCATTTCCAGACGCTGATGGAGGCACTGGCCGGCCGCGAGGTCACCCACATCGTCGTCAGCCACACGCATCGCGACCACTCGCCGCTCGCCAGAAGGCTGAAGGAGGCGACCGGCGCGATGACGGTGGCGGAGGGGCCGCACCGCCCTTCCCGGCCGCTGCATGCCGGCGAAACCAATCCGTTTGCCGAAAGCTCGGACACGGATTTCGTTCCCGACCGGGCGCTTGGCGACGGCGAGACGCTGGCGGGCGACGGCTGGAGCCTGACGGCCGTCCTCACCCCCGGCCATACCGCCAACCACGCGGCCTTCGCGCTCGAGGGCACCGGCATCCTGTTTTCCGCCGATCACGTCATGGCCTGGGCGACTTCGATCGTCGCGCCGCCGGACGGCAGCATGGCCGATTACATGGCCTCGCTCGACGCGCTCATTGCCCGCGACGACGTGCTCTATCTGCCCGGCCATGGCGGGCCGGTGCGCGAGCCGAGGAGCTTCGTGCGCGGCATGAAGACCCACCGGCGCATGCGCGAGCGCGCCATCCTGGAGCGGCTGAAGGCCGGCGACCGGCAGATCGCCGAGATGGTGAAGGTCATCTACCGCGAGACCGATCCGCGCCTGCATGGCGCCGCGGCGCTGTCGGTCCTGTCGCATCTGGAAGAGATGATCGAAAAAGGCATGGTGACGACCGACGGGCCGCCGCGGCTGACGGGCGTCTACTTCCCGGCCTAGTCCGGACTATTTCGCGGCGATGCCGAGGAGATCGGCGTCGAGCGCGCGCAGGAAACTGTCGGTGATGCGCGCGCCGTAGCCGAGATCGTGCGGCCCGTAGCGCGACATGGTGCGCACATCGACAATGGTGGTGTCGAAATCCTCGCGCAGGCGGATCATCACGTCGAAGGGAAAGCCGAAGACCAGCGTGCGCACGGAGCCCTGCAGCAGCACGTCCGGCGGGCGCAGCGCGGCGATGCTGGCGTCATCGCCGGAGGGCTCGGGGCGTGGCGAGGGAATGGGAACGGCCGGCGTTTCCGGCTGGTCCGAGGATGGCGGTGCGAAATCGGTGCCCTTGGTTGCGACGATGGCGATACGCTCGGCGGCGGCGACGCGCATCACCGCCTCCTGCACGCGGTCGAGCGCGCCTTCGTAGCGGCGGCCGTTGAGGCCCGGATAGGCGGCGATCTGCAGTGTGCGGTCGCGGGCGAAATCCTCCGGCGGGCGCGGCAGGGTCAACTGATTGGCCTCCGGCGGCTTCAGCCAGGGAATTTCCTCGACGAGTTCGGTCTGCACGTCATAGATCGGCGGCAGCGTCACATAGGCGTAGATGGCGGCACCGGCGGCGGCAAGCGGGATGGCGGCATAGAGCAGCGCCTTGGCCGAAGCGACGCCGCCCTTGGCGCCCCAGTACCAGAGGCGGACGAAACCGATCGCGGCGAGAAACACGGCGATCAGCGCCGCGGCGGCGCTCAGCATGGCGAGGACAACGAAATTCGGCGTCAGGATGAAGCCGAAGCGGTGCAGCACGGCAACGACGAGGAACAGGAGCAGGGCGAAACGGGCGACGCGCAGCGCGAGACGCGCCGAATAGGATTGTGGCCGGTCGAAGCGGACTGTCTTCAAAGATTTCCCTGCCTTTTCCCCATTCCAAGCCGAACCGGCTTTGAACCCCTGCTCCCGCAAAGTCTTAGAATTTCAACGGCAAACAGGCAAGCGCGACCGGCGACGGATCACTCCTCCGGCGCGATGTCGTCCGCGGCGGACGGATCGAGCGGCACCTGCAGCGTCTGGAAGGCCGGGTTTTCCACCGCACCCGGCGTCGGCAATTGCGGCGCCGGCAGCTTGGCGCCGAGTTCCGGCGCATACATGGCGGCAAGCTCGATGATGCCGATGACGATAAGCCAGCTGCCGATGATGCGGCCTGCAATGCGGATCCACGGGCCGGGAAACTGCCGCAGCAGAAAGGCCGGCGCGAGGACCATCCACAGGGCGGTCAGCACCGCGCCCATGGCGAACTGGAAGACGCTGGTGCCGAAGTCATCGAGCCCGATGAAGAGCGACAGCGAGAAGGCGATGATGACGGCGGAAGCAATCGCGAACGGAAAGCGCCGCTCGCCCGGCAGCCACAAGACCGCACCGGAGATCATCAGGGCCGAGGGTGCGACGAGAAACAGGTAGCCGGACGCACCGGTCGACTGGATCAGCCGGAAGATCGGCGGGAAGAGGCTCAGCAGCACCACCAGCACACCGAAGAAGGTGAGCGCGATGCGGGCGAACTGCCGCGCCGTGGCCTGCGCGCAGACCACGCCGAGGCCGATCATCGCCAGGACAAGGTC
Proteins encoded in this region:
- a CDS encoding zinc-dependent alcohol dehydrogenase, giving the protein MDGQTVAANVIEGQAKALWFSSAGECELRPEMLRAPEKGDVLVRALFSGISRGTESLVFAGKVPDAERQRMRGPHMAGDFSFPVKYGYCLVGRVEAGDGDLLGRTVFCLHPHQSAFVTTADMVVPLPDNLPPERAVLAANMETALNIVWDAGILPGDRVAVFGAGVVGSLVAYLASRIIGTDVVLVDRNPDRRDLAGSLGIPFAESESLFGEFDVLINASASGAALAQALEHAAFEARIVEASWYGDADVSLPLGGAFHSRRLSLISSQVGAVPPARRARWSFARRLAKALDLLADDRLDALISGETAFADIASAYPNILSDPGTLCHRIRY
- the ribA gene encoding GTP cyclohydrolase II RibA, whose amino-acid sequence is MAMAASTPFQFSTPAMDVERAVAELRYGRPVIIRDGKQRLAALALDSVAPDLYDQFAAAVGNTQALFLTAERAAKLGLSAEDGIAVPLKDVSFAEASRLAYALDVDKPRLWQDGDAAMQAAAELARTALLLPAVICADVTEIEDRFAACCSLDHGLLAKVSAARQTFEIVVRTPVPLKDLGRADFVVFRGGLAQKDQVAIVVGKPDTSRPVPVRIHSSCLTGDLCGSLKCDCGDQLRNGLRQLKEAGGGVLLYLDQEGRGTGIGAKMRAYGYQHKGLDTIDADAMLGFGEDHRRYEAAIAMLRLLGIAKVVLHTNNPSKIAALKAGGISVEARVAVTGTVNDENVRYLETKRLRAGHMIDLSAMIAAE
- a CDS encoding FkbM family methyltransferase: MQMKTRLDTAAGLARSLAIYYGQPWRRQALRRFYEGLVSPGDLVFDIGAHAGSRSKTLLSLGAQVVAVEPQPVFADLIEKHFAGRLAGFERVAVGAEVGEISLRISSRHPTVTSTSRRFIDSVRDADGFRQVRWDREITVPMTTLDLLIERYGRPDFCKIDCEGAEADILRGLSSPVRLIAFEYIPAMPSVTREAIARLTALGDYRFNRVVGEKHQFINSGWKDAIAMLRELAELPPASPSGDIYARLES
- a CDS encoding CDP-alcohol phosphatidyltransferase family protein — protein: MDLTFPSPPNDGRQPGQALPPHLFANAIAILASVFVSSIVLSYILRPHLALCASALAFASVLTLVIFALVVRGLPYHRHKVFGAANAVTAIRTAIVSLLAATVFFAIDMHAPASVLWIMIGLVMLALILDGFDGYLARALAQESDLGARFDMEVDALLILVLSAAALFLDKAGVWVLAIGLMRYGFIAAQYAMPALGAPLPPSTRRKAICVVQVAALCIILVPIVQPPFSSAIAAAALALLAYSFAVDTSFLLGKGAPRPCK
- a CDS encoding sulfatase, which produces MTRLLLAGLFFLLISFAALTLPDHPGAFSLGAFLRLPLEIPLLLLLLLLLPRRPAKILAAASSVAVFALLFLKIADIGVQSAFQRRFNPYLDVKMLGDGWNIFSGSIGLVPAGLAVGAVIGVFCLLLFLFYRSQCRIAGLVGSMRRSATVAASGLLVLGVGLWLAGPFAGVRADLRAVSYLGNRLTLVQQSIADMRQYERDLVAHDPAAGEANLFSGIKGRDVVLIFVESYGRSAVEDPRYSPLIKPRLAASEAQLSAAGFASASGWSRSPTMGGLSWLAHGTFLSGLWTDNQARYDRLMISKRASLNSLFRKAGWRTAAVMPAITMDWPEARYFGYDDIFVAKDLRYKGKPFNWITMPDQYTLSAFQRLVRDPARAKGQPVMTEMALISSHAPWTPVAKLIDWNEVGDGTVFNGQAESDESPRAVWSDGDNVRRHYIATIDYSLQTLSDYISRFGDDAIFIILGDHQPAPIVTGPDASRAVPVHIISRDAALVARFEKEGFVNGMLPSPDSPELPMDTMRDRLIRVFSANDTTAGG
- a CDS encoding YbhN family protein — protein: MRKLAVMSAFLCLALLAALIWATGTTQLIDTLKKVPPGHIIAALAAVQVQIVASAWRWRFTARRLGQEMPLSVAIREYYVSSALNLVLPGGMAGDAVRAYRSRAEGEGGWKRPAAAVFLERLSGQLVFFALVCGGLIAWPLFLGGKLPGNFGVVIWIAAALVIAGLGLAIALRNARLPARFRGLGPDLAAVFWKDGAWLVQAGLGVLIVGGYIATFMIASDAVGAPLPPIAAFTVIPLCLLTMLIPAGIGGWGTRETAAAALWPLFGYASVDGLAASLAYGLLSLVGAAIPGLISVAVSLWQGRIGKA